One window from the genome of Elaeis guineensis isolate ETL-2024a chromosome 5, EG11, whole genome shotgun sequence encodes:
- the LOC105044880 gene encoding protein LURP-one-related 8 isoform X1, translated as MTKVHPNASSVEASLREDFSGICCGGGVPETAVLTVWRKSLLFNGNGFTVFDAKGNLVFRVDNYASGNKGEIVLMDAAGKPLLTIRRKGFDSNEERDVIKKLGDLFWILTRWCSRVQRLSLGDHWLIYDGEEAANPRFSMRKHVNLLHSKALAHVTPCHGGAKSCVGTRYEIEGSYSQRCCAVYDERQRQLAEIRRKEAVGGVVFGVDVFRLIVEPGFDASVAMAIVILLEQMFGSRGSLLRG; from the exons ATGACGAAGGTACACCCGAACGCCTCCTCCGTCGAGGCCTCCCTCAGGGAGGACTTCTCCGGCATATGCTGCGGCGGCGGGGTGCCGGAGACGGCGGTGCTGACGGTGTGGCGAAAGTCGCTCCTCTTCAACGGGAACGGGTTCACGGTCTTCGACGCGAAGGGCAATCTCGTCTTCCGAGTCGATAACTACGCGTCGGGGAATAAGGGGGAGATCGTCCTCATGGACGCCGCCGGCAAGCCGCTCCTCACCATCCGGCGAAAG GGTTTTGATTCAAACGAAGAAAGAGACGTAATAAAAAAACTCGGCGACTTATTTTGGATCTTGACTCGGTGGTGTTCTCGCGTGCAGAGGCTGAGCCTGGGCGATCACTGGCTGATCTACGACGGCGAGGAGGCGGCGAACCCGCGGTTCTCGATGCGGAAGCACGTGAACCTGCTCCACTCCAAGGCTCTGGCGCACGTGACCCCGTGCCACGGCGGCGCCAAGAGCTGCGTCGGCACCCGCTACGAGATCGAGGGGTCCTACTCGCAGCGGTGCTGCGCGGTCTACGACGAGCGGCAGCGGCAGCTGGCGGAGATCAGGCGGAAGGAGGCCGTCGGAGGCGTCGTCTTCGGTGTCGACGTCTTCCGCCTCATCGTCGAGCCGGGCTTCGACGCCTCCGTCGCCATGGCCATCGTAATCCTCCTCGAGCAAATGTTCGGCTCTCGAGGTTCACTGCTCAGAGGCTAA
- the LOC105044880 gene encoding protein LURP-one-related 8 isoform X2 — MTKVHPNASSVEASLREDFSGICCGGGVPETAVLTVWRKSLLFNGNGFTVFDAKGNLVFRVDNYASGNKGEIVLMDAAGKPLLTIRRKRLSLGDHWLIYDGEEAANPRFSMRKHVNLLHSKALAHVTPCHGGAKSCVGTRYEIEGSYSQRCCAVYDERQRQLAEIRRKEAVGGVVFGVDVFRLIVEPGFDASVAMAIVILLEQMFGSRGSLLRG, encoded by the exons ATGACGAAGGTACACCCGAACGCCTCCTCCGTCGAGGCCTCCCTCAGGGAGGACTTCTCCGGCATATGCTGCGGCGGCGGGGTGCCGGAGACGGCGGTGCTGACGGTGTGGCGAAAGTCGCTCCTCTTCAACGGGAACGGGTTCACGGTCTTCGACGCGAAGGGCAATCTCGTCTTCCGAGTCGATAACTACGCGTCGGGGAATAAGGGGGAGATCGTCCTCATGGACGCCGCCGGCAAGCCGCTCCTCACCATCCGGCGAAAG AGGCTGAGCCTGGGCGATCACTGGCTGATCTACGACGGCGAGGAGGCGGCGAACCCGCGGTTCTCGATGCGGAAGCACGTGAACCTGCTCCACTCCAAGGCTCTGGCGCACGTGACCCCGTGCCACGGCGGCGCCAAGAGCTGCGTCGGCACCCGCTACGAGATCGAGGGGTCCTACTCGCAGCGGTGCTGCGCGGTCTACGACGAGCGGCAGCGGCAGCTGGCGGAGATCAGGCGGAAGGAGGCCGTCGGAGGCGTCGTCTTCGGTGTCGACGTCTTCCGCCTCATCGTCGAGCCGGGCTTCGACGCCTCCGTCGCCATGGCCATCGTAATCCTCCTCGAGCAAATGTTCGGCTCTCGAGGTTCACTGCTCAGAGGCTAA